The Betaproteobacteria bacterium region CGGGAAAGAGGCATTGAGCCACCGAGCCGCAGCCTGCCGGCACGGTCGATTTCATCGAAGTGCATTGCCGAACCGGCATTTGTGGCGGTAGCGATTCCCCCATCGTCTCGAGCGTCCCCGACATCCGAATCGAAGTCCGGCGAGGCAACACGGCGGTGAAGATTGAATGGCCCGGACAGGCAGCGAGTGATTGTGCCGCCTGGTTGCGAGATTGGCTCCGGTGATTCGGGTCGATGCCTTGTGGCTATCGACCACACCGCTCGACATGCGGGCAGGGACCGAGACGATCCTGGCCAGGGTCGTCTCGATGTTTGGCGAAGCCCGGCCGCACCACGCCTATCTGTTTGCCAATCGCCGAGCTAACCGGCTCAAGGTGCTGGTCCATGATGGCTACGGCATCTGGCTAGCGAACCGTCGGCTCAATCAGGGGCGATTCTGCTGGCGACATGGCAATACGAGTGTTGAACTGTCCCGGTCGCAGTTTGATGCACTCGTCCTCGGTCTGCCCTGGGAGCGCCTGGCAGACGGCGGTGTAATCCGGATCGTTTGACGGTCCACCAGTAGGGAAGTCCATGATAGCCAAAGGCTGTGGTGGCCGGCATCATGCCGGTCATGTCCTTGCCCGCCAACCTTGATCAACTCAGTGCTGACGAACTTCGCCAATTGGTGATTCGTCAGGCAGGCTTGCTGGCCGAGAGTGATCGTGAACTGAACTGGCGGCAGGGCAAGATCGACAAATTGACGCATGAATTGGCCGTGCACAAGCGCTGGCGCTTCGGGGTCAAGACCGAGCACTGGCCGGTCGAGCAGCGGCAACTGTTCGAGGAAACCATTGATGCCGATCTGGCCGCGATGGAAGAAGAGCTGGCGCAACTTTCTGCAACACCAGCGAAGGCGAAAGGCCAGGCCAAACGCCAGCCGTTGCCGGCAAGTCTGCCGCGTACCGACATTCATCACGAGCCGGAATCGACGGTCTGCCCTTGTGGCTGCACGATGAAACGGATCGGCGAAGATGTGTCGGAGAAGCTCGATTACACGCCCGGCGTCTTCAGCGTTGAGCGCCACATTCGCGGCAAGTGGGTCT contains the following coding sequences:
- the tnpB gene encoding IS66 family insertion sequence element accessory protein TnpB — its product is MAPVIRVDALWLSTTPLDMRAGTETILARVVSMFGEARPHHAYLFANRRANRLKVLVHDGYGIWLANRRLNQGRFCWRHGNTSVELSRSQFDALVLGLPWERLADGGVIRIV
- a CDS encoding transposase, whose product is MEIEKPSRRRRNHTEEFKQAMIAACCETGASVAGIALANEVNANQVRRWMRERGIEPPSRSLPARSISSKCIAEPAFVAVAIPPSSRASPTSESKSGEATRR